Proteins co-encoded in one Sparus aurata chromosome 18, fSpaAur1.1, whole genome shotgun sequence genomic window:
- the LOC115569290 gene encoding phospholipase A and acyltransferase 4-like, with product MFRFDSRAGVSVAAYSSSRFPLTGNAVVRKEKLEDVVGNSQWKINNTQDMTSNPRPAHIIVRESLSLVGNVIEYNEISNNCEHFVTKLRYGRALSQVE from the exons ATGTTTAGATTTGATTCAAGAG CTGGAGTCTCAGTTGCAGCTTACAGCAGCTCGAGGTTTCCCCTGACTGGAAATGCTGTGGTGAGGAAAGAGAAGCTGGAGGATGTGGTGGGAAACAGCCAATGGAAAATCAACAACACCCAGGACATGACGTCCAACCCTCGCCCTGCTCACATCATTGTAAGGGAGTCGCTCAGTCTGGTGGGCAATGTGATCGAGTACAATGAGATCAGCAACAACTGTGAGCACTTTGTGACCAAGCTGCGCTACGGAAGAGCTCTGTCCCAG GTGGAATAG
- the LOC115568371 gene encoding phospholipase A and acyltransferase 4-like isoform X3, which translates to MGNWLSLTPEPGDLIEISRGLYQHWAVYVGNGDVVHVTLPPGAEVRHKAANRIKSVPTKKATVKKEKMKEVVGDSTWKINNSLDEKYEPRSARIIVKEALGKVDKRMEYSVIRENCEHFATKMRYGKAVSIQGMLVDAATVLVDL; encoded by the exons ATGGGCAACTGGTTGTCACTG ACACCAGAGCCTGGGGACTTGATTGAGATCTCCCGAGGTCTCTATCAGCACTGGGCTGTGTATGTTGGTAATGGCGACGTTGTTCACGTGACATTGCCACCAGGTG CTGAAGTCCGACATAAAGCTGCCAATCGCATTAAGTCTGTACCAACTAAGAAGGCCACggtaaagaaagagaaaatgaaggagGTGGTGGGAGACAGCACATGGAAAATCAACAACAGCCTGGACGAGAAGTATGAGCCCCGCTCAGCTCGCATCATTGTGAAAGAGGCGCTCGGGAAGGTGGACAAGAGGATGGAGTACTCCGTCATCAGAGAGAACTGTGAGCACTTTGCAACCAAGATGCGTTATGGAAAAGCTGTTTCCATTCAG GGGATGTTGGTAGATGCTGCTACAGTCCTAGTAGACCTATAG
- the LOC115568370 gene encoding phospholipase A and acyltransferase 4-like, whose translation MGQSESKSDHKPKPGDLIEIFRGTYEHWAVYVGDGYVVHLTAPPGDEVPGIISDTLMSVPTEKAMVRKEKLEEAVGDSTWMINNSLDKKYKPCSASIIVKEALMEVGKMMEYSIYSSNCEHFVNELRYGKAVSWQVLEAEQAIAATGVVAVGAVVAVAIAVVAVFIINGKTFSSTSPPV comes from the exons ATGGGCCAGTCAGAG TCCAAGTCCGATCACAAACCAAAGCCTGGGGACTTGATTGAGATCTTCCGAGGCACCTATGAGCACTGGGCTGTGTATGTTGGTGATGGCTACGTTGTTCACTTGACAGCACCACCAGGCG ATGAAGTCCCTGGTATAATTTCCGACACCTTGATGTCTGTCCCGACTGAGAAGGCCATGGTGAGGaaagagaagctggaggaggctgTGGGAGACAGCACATGGATGATCAACAACAGCCTGGACAAGAAGTACAAGCCCTGCTCAGCTTCCATCATTGTGAAGGAGGCGCTCATGGAGGTGGGCAAGATGATGGAGTACTCCATTTACAGCTCGAACTGTGAGCACTTTGTAAACGAGCTGCGCTACGGGAAAGCTGTGTCCTGGCAG GTGCTTGAGGCAGAACAAGCCATAGCTGCAACAGGTGTTGTTGCAGTGGGAGCTGTCGTTGCGGTTGCAATAGCAGTTGTTGCAGTATTCATCATAAATGGAAAGACattttcctccacctctccaccTGTCTGA
- the scyl1 gene encoding N-terminal kinase-like protein isoform X1: MWSFFARDPVKDFAYEVLPDTQEKSGIWTLHRGKRKTNGEPVSVFVYEVAQGTELQTQLAKAAFKRMKTLRHPNILAYVDGLETEKSLYLVTEQVTPLAVHLKAQAEKGGSGELEVSWGLHQIVKAVSFLVNDCHLLHNNLGVWSVFVDRAGEWKLGGLDHVAPEQGDPSGISLPAPKAVYPDMEKYDPPEMSNSSGEKWAGEVWRLGCLIWEVFNGPLPRTSSLRSLGKVPKGLVPHYCELVGANPRARPNPARFLQNCRAPGGFLSNSFVESNLFLEEIQIKEPAEKQQFFQDLSDNLDSFPEDFCKHKVLPQLLTAFEFGNAGAVVLTPLFKVGKFLSAEEYQQKIIPVIVKMFSSTDRAMRIRLLQQMEQFIQYLNEAAVNSQIFPHVVHGFTDTNPAIREQTVKSMLLLAPKLNEANLNQELMRHFARLQARDEQGPIRCNTTVCLGKIASYLNAGTRQRVLISAFSRATKDPFPASRSAGVLGFAATHNYYSITEIAARILPTLCAITVDPDKSVRDQAFKAIKSFLSKLETVSEDPTKLADVEKDVGSCAQPAGASSSWAGWAVTGMSSLTSKLIRNAPGTEGLAPAEGTGLASDTSPTIATNEAAAPGSEDKTPQASATHHAASSRANQSHTLEVKDNDEEGIGDRWDEEEDWGSLEDPEKTQTEPDDWSTDWSGMASSKKKASDKGMGRSTAVKKQSSDWSSSGWDADDSWSNEKEGQGQSSAGEEGWGNDWGEEDTDMTLTNTSVQLPDGVRLASDYNWDSSSAAKGTGQNDLFASVSQRNPSGTAATTAGDGWSAETTGDWGAEESWESVDGNQGLSKTELSKKKRDERRKELEAKRAERKAAKGPLKLGARKLD, from the exons ACGGAGAAGAGCCTGTACCTGGTTACTGAGCAGGTGACACCCCTGGCAGTCCACCTGAAGGCCCAGGCAGAGAAGGGTGGGTCCGGGGAGCTGGAGGTCTCCTGGGGACTGCACCAGATCGTG AAAGCTGTGAGTTTCCTGGTCAACGACTGCCACCTGCTCCATAACAACTTGGGCGTGTGGTCTGTTTTTGTGGACCGTGCCGGGGAGTGGAAGCTCGGGGGCCTCGACCATGTGGCCCCAGAGCAGGGTGACCCGAGCGGGATCTCGCTCCCTGCTCCTAAGGCTGTTTACCCTGACATGGAGAAATATGACCCACCAGAGATGTCCAACAGCAGTGGAGAGAAATG GGCCGGGGAGGTGTGGCGGCTAGGCTGCCTGATCTGGGAGGTGTTCAACGGGCCGCTACCTCGCACGTCCTCCCTTCGCTCACTGGGAAAG GTTCCCAAGGGCCTGGTCCCGCATTACTGTGAGCTAGTGGGGGCTAACCCCCGAGCTCGGCCCAACCCGGCCCGCTTTCTCCAGAACTGTAGAGCCCCCGGGGGATTCCTCAGCAACAGCTTTGTGGAGAGCAACCTTTTCCTGGAGGAGATACAG ATCAAGGAGCCAGCTGAGAAGCAGCAGTTCTTCCAGGACCTGAGTGACAATCTGGACTCTTTCCCAGAAGACTTCTGTAAACACAAAGTCCTGCCTCAGCTGCTCACCGCCTTCGAGTTTGGTAATGCAGGCGCCGTAGTCCTCACACCGCTCTTCAAG GTGGGGAAGTTCCTGTCTGCAGAAGAGTACCAACAGAAGATCATCCCTGTTATCGTCAAGATGTTTTCCTCCACAGACAGAGCCATGAGGATACGACTGCTGCAGCAG atggAGCAGTTCATTCAGTATCTGAATGAGGCAGCAGTCAACTCCCAGATTTTCCCTCATGTTGTTCATGGCTTCACAGACACCAACCCCGCCATCAGAGAGCAGACTGTTAAG TCTATGTTGCTTCTTGCTCCCAAGCTGAACGAGGCCAACCTGAACCAGGAGCTGATGCGTCACTTCGCCCGGCTGCAGGCCAGAGACGAACAAGGCCCTATCCGGTGTAACACCACCGTCTGCCTGGGCAAGATCGCCTCCTACCTCAACGCTGGG ACTCGACAACGTGTTCTGATTTCTGCCTTCTCACGAGCCACAAAAGACCCCTTCCCAGCTTCACGCTCCGCTGGTGTTCTGGGCTTCGCCGCCACACACAACTACTACAGCATTACAGAGATCGCCGCCCGCATCCTGCCCACACTCTGTGCCATTACAGTTGACCCCGATAAGAGCGTCCGGGACCAG GCATTCAAAGCAATCAAGAGTTTCCTTTCCAAGCTGGAGACTGTGTCAGAAGATCCCACCAAGCTAGCTGATGTCG AAAAGGACGTGGGGTCGTGTGCTCAGCCTGCAGGTGCCTCCTCCAGCTGGGCCGGCTGGGCCGTGACTGGCATGTCCTCGCTAACATCTAAGCTGATCCGCAACGCTCCAGGGACAGAGGGCCTAGCACCAGCGGAAGGCACCGGGCTCGCCAGCGACACCAGCCCTACCATTGCCACTAACGAAGCAGCTGCACCTG gtTCTGAAGATAAAACTCCTCAAGCCTCAGCGACTCACCATGCTGCCTCTAGTCGCGCCAACCAATCACACACTCTTGAAGTCAAGGACAATGATGAAGAGGGGATAGGAGACCGCTGGGACGAGGAGGAAGACTGGGGAAGTTTGGAG GACCCGGAGAAAACTCAAACTGAGCCGGATGACTGGAGCACTGACTGGTCAGGAATGGCATCATCCAAAAAGAAGGCCAGTGACAAAGGA ATGGGGCGGTCGACAGCGGTGAAAAAGCAGAGCTCTGACTGGAGCAGCTCAGGCTGGGACGCCGACGACAGCTGGTCCAACGAGAAGGAAGGGCAGGGTCAGAGCTCTGCGGGCGAGGAGGGCTGGGGTAATGACTGGGGGGAGGAGGACACGGACATGACACTGACCAATACAAGCGTCCAGCTGCCCGATGGGGTGCGGTTAGCCAGCGATTACAACTGGGACAGCAGCAGCGCAGCCAAGGGGACTGGTCAGAATGATCTGTTCGCCAGCGTCTCCCAGAGAAACCCAAGCGGCACTGCTGCGACCACG GCCGGAGATGGTTGGAGTGCAGAGACGACAGGAGACTGGGGAGCTGAGGAGAGCTGGGAGTCAGTGGATGGAAACCAGG GTCTCAGCAAGACCGAGCTGTCCAAGAAGAAACGGGACGAGAGGAGGAAAGAGCTGGAGGCGAAACGGGCGGAGCGCAAAGCTGCTAAAGGTCCTCTCAAACTGGGCGCACGCAAGCTGGACTGA
- the scyl1 gene encoding N-terminal kinase-like protein isoform X2, with the protein MWSFFARDPVKDFAYEVLPDTQEKSGIWTLHRGKRKTNGEPVSVFVYEVAQGTELQTQLAKAAFKRMKTLRHPNILAYVDGLETEKSLYLVTEQVTPLAVHLKAQAEKGGSGELEVSWGLHQIVKAVSFLVNDCHLLHNNLGVWSVFVDRAGEWKLGGLDHVAPEQGDPSGISLPAPKAVYPDMEKYDPPEMSNSSGEKWAGEVWRLGCLIWEVFNGPLPRTSSLRSLGKVPKGLVPHYCELVGANPRARPNPARFLQNCRAPGGFLSNSFVESNLFLEEIQIKEPAEKQQFFQDLSDNLDSFPEDFCKHKVLPQLLTAFEFGNAGAVVLTPLFKVGKFLSAEEYQQKIIPVIVKMFSSTDRAMRIRLLQQMEQFIQYLNEAAVNSQIFPHVVHGFTDTNPAIREQTVKSMLLLAPKLNEANLNQELMRHFARLQARDEQGPIRCNTTVCLGKIASYLNAGTRQRVLISAFSRATKDPFPASRSAGVLGFAATHNYYSITEIAARILPTLCAITVDPDKSVRDQAFKAIKSFLSKLETVSEDPTKLADVEKDVGSCAQPAGASSSWAGWAVTGMSSLTSKLIRNAPGTEGLAPAEGTGLASDTSPTIATNEAAAPGSEDKTPQASATHHAASSRANQSHTLEVKDNDEEGIGDRWDEEEDWGSLEDPEKTQTEPDDWSTDWSGMASSKKKMGRSTAVKKQSSDWSSSGWDADDSWSNEKEGQGQSSAGEEGWGNDWGEEDTDMTLTNTSVQLPDGVRLASDYNWDSSSAAKGTGQNDLFASVSQRNPSGTAATTAGDGWSAETTGDWGAEESWESVDGNQGLSKTELSKKKRDERRKELEAKRAERKAAKGPLKLGARKLD; encoded by the exons ACGGAGAAGAGCCTGTACCTGGTTACTGAGCAGGTGACACCCCTGGCAGTCCACCTGAAGGCCCAGGCAGAGAAGGGTGGGTCCGGGGAGCTGGAGGTCTCCTGGGGACTGCACCAGATCGTG AAAGCTGTGAGTTTCCTGGTCAACGACTGCCACCTGCTCCATAACAACTTGGGCGTGTGGTCTGTTTTTGTGGACCGTGCCGGGGAGTGGAAGCTCGGGGGCCTCGACCATGTGGCCCCAGAGCAGGGTGACCCGAGCGGGATCTCGCTCCCTGCTCCTAAGGCTGTTTACCCTGACATGGAGAAATATGACCCACCAGAGATGTCCAACAGCAGTGGAGAGAAATG GGCCGGGGAGGTGTGGCGGCTAGGCTGCCTGATCTGGGAGGTGTTCAACGGGCCGCTACCTCGCACGTCCTCCCTTCGCTCACTGGGAAAG GTTCCCAAGGGCCTGGTCCCGCATTACTGTGAGCTAGTGGGGGCTAACCCCCGAGCTCGGCCCAACCCGGCCCGCTTTCTCCAGAACTGTAGAGCCCCCGGGGGATTCCTCAGCAACAGCTTTGTGGAGAGCAACCTTTTCCTGGAGGAGATACAG ATCAAGGAGCCAGCTGAGAAGCAGCAGTTCTTCCAGGACCTGAGTGACAATCTGGACTCTTTCCCAGAAGACTTCTGTAAACACAAAGTCCTGCCTCAGCTGCTCACCGCCTTCGAGTTTGGTAATGCAGGCGCCGTAGTCCTCACACCGCTCTTCAAG GTGGGGAAGTTCCTGTCTGCAGAAGAGTACCAACAGAAGATCATCCCTGTTATCGTCAAGATGTTTTCCTCCACAGACAGAGCCATGAGGATACGACTGCTGCAGCAG atggAGCAGTTCATTCAGTATCTGAATGAGGCAGCAGTCAACTCCCAGATTTTCCCTCATGTTGTTCATGGCTTCACAGACACCAACCCCGCCATCAGAGAGCAGACTGTTAAG TCTATGTTGCTTCTTGCTCCCAAGCTGAACGAGGCCAACCTGAACCAGGAGCTGATGCGTCACTTCGCCCGGCTGCAGGCCAGAGACGAACAAGGCCCTATCCGGTGTAACACCACCGTCTGCCTGGGCAAGATCGCCTCCTACCTCAACGCTGGG ACTCGACAACGTGTTCTGATTTCTGCCTTCTCACGAGCCACAAAAGACCCCTTCCCAGCTTCACGCTCCGCTGGTGTTCTGGGCTTCGCCGCCACACACAACTACTACAGCATTACAGAGATCGCCGCCCGCATCCTGCCCACACTCTGTGCCATTACAGTTGACCCCGATAAGAGCGTCCGGGACCAG GCATTCAAAGCAATCAAGAGTTTCCTTTCCAAGCTGGAGACTGTGTCAGAAGATCCCACCAAGCTAGCTGATGTCG AAAAGGACGTGGGGTCGTGTGCTCAGCCTGCAGGTGCCTCCTCCAGCTGGGCCGGCTGGGCCGTGACTGGCATGTCCTCGCTAACATCTAAGCTGATCCGCAACGCTCCAGGGACAGAGGGCCTAGCACCAGCGGAAGGCACCGGGCTCGCCAGCGACACCAGCCCTACCATTGCCACTAACGAAGCAGCTGCACCTG gtTCTGAAGATAAAACTCCTCAAGCCTCAGCGACTCACCATGCTGCCTCTAGTCGCGCCAACCAATCACACACTCTTGAAGTCAAGGACAATGATGAAGAGGGGATAGGAGACCGCTGGGACGAGGAGGAAGACTGGGGAAGTTTGGAG GACCCGGAGAAAACTCAAACTGAGCCGGATGACTGGAGCACTGACTGGTCAGGAATGGCATCATCCAAAAAGAAG ATGGGGCGGTCGACAGCGGTGAAAAAGCAGAGCTCTGACTGGAGCAGCTCAGGCTGGGACGCCGACGACAGCTGGTCCAACGAGAAGGAAGGGCAGGGTCAGAGCTCTGCGGGCGAGGAGGGCTGGGGTAATGACTGGGGGGAGGAGGACACGGACATGACACTGACCAATACAAGCGTCCAGCTGCCCGATGGGGTGCGGTTAGCCAGCGATTACAACTGGGACAGCAGCAGCGCAGCCAAGGGGACTGGTCAGAATGATCTGTTCGCCAGCGTCTCCCAGAGAAACCCAAGCGGCACTGCTGCGACCACG GCCGGAGATGGTTGGAGTGCAGAGACGACAGGAGACTGGGGAGCTGAGGAGAGCTGGGAGTCAGTGGATGGAAACCAGG GTCTCAGCAAGACCGAGCTGTCCAAGAAGAAACGGGACGAGAGGAGGAAAGAGCTGGAGGCGAAACGGGCGGAGCGCAAAGCTGCTAAAGGTCCTCTCAAACTGGGCGCACGCAAGCTGGACTGA